The Fulvia fulva chromosome 6, complete sequence genome includes a window with the following:
- a CDS encoding THO complex subunit 2 — translation MAPSTNKRKRPDRQASEDDVSGRPSPYRPEKSRTSRRTSQGKLATDEAESGRETESAAPEIRKSTEHHATSEPPANPPIRAATTTSRDGIETPAPASQRAPDASSEMNGNGVSDVVMKDRTTAKPSSPYRYQHVTCDLVASWAEAGSKSVVELARAADEMQLSDIMLELVRSALEGRLSGKHSGLAIREIISARKDDGLDVDFLAINTISFLYDASYKGAVLRELVASTGLDQQVMREELDIPLLQELGLVRITFDKMRTRKTTNALYRQANFNLLREESEGYAKLLTEFFSTAQEASNRPDDNPYIAEDAFQRVLALVGAFDLDVGRVLDITMDISASLLVKAYPFFVKFYRASSWWPQNEMLDNIKFDDQGFGSLPEWAFPRSGRTQRSDDDKAEVAKLTNSRDVLFWQRVKSVGMDAFFELGARKITNYDEVLPLLEFEAKPEVDSRGKEPDPHKRLRLNQDRKFMRDTRILPPPGNYDAAQLLGFKLRFYSSSARSRKDELPDNLIFLAALLIKIGFISLRDLYPHLHPSDEDMPKEKARLEKLKAEKEAKERPGGGMNALLMAGALADEGPPPRRMDKERSGAATPAQDKKAESKADEELPAPRNQKLVLLKGLLAIGALPEALHILGRFPWLAEFDYDLPQYIHRLGRHMLSKFAEFLQPLGDRPAIQNLRKQLFDTTAGADGTLVFTDRPAKRAIRHMYCDFVSKDDGNEYRHYYQDWSDNVPVCQTIEDVFLLCDTLLGYLGANVGQDVMLYGTLLRLAHQSLTTDRSENNRSRWLKLMKRLLVPALSCGKHNVQLSHQVFDLLCFWPTEIRYNVYAEWFTGATSRRPEVRTAFARNKAEVRDVLRRVSNDTSKRQSRALGKVALAAPGIVTMEVVSQIQSYSNMIPSLVECTKYFSPLAYDVLSWTLISSMSGAGQSRIQADGMLTSSWLSALSQFVAVLYSRQAHLNISPMLQYLASEFRVGDSKDLGMFEEILKEMAGIRPDMDINDAQVLAMAGGETLQIQILSQLSDRRHEKKGSAQRLVKALKGPGLIGQILVAIAQEQQMNAHHQSSRFMPLKVLGWNVDKVQACFQQYLEVLRYTLTAEEFEAAIPDATSLVRDYGIEPGTALTICRTALHHRMNATDAIIKQESSKQESDEKNGDIAMKDAAAVKEEIDNASGTPEPETGSVNTTDATATTSQPRPSPWHPVLEPIITNLTEHLPDLASRVSIPFYVTFWTLAHQDILMPMESYQKEVKRLDAEIIAIASDRSDVTAIVAKERDKRKRSLIDVREKLKQEPKQHLGAYMSVRNRISKKERHHWFARSDLANAAQRADLEAKHSALLQECFLPRAMLSPFDAFFSFQMLKILHDNGTTGFSLMHMLTQLFKKQQLTSIIFQCTEKESQNFGRFLCELLKLLMSWHADKATYEQEALGSTKKLPGFVKKWHEHGEPEVVMDWETYRRFIYNHHTCLSQALLSCFESKEYMHIRNGIIVLRSIWQVFPSVKHMGKNLIDHLERLNKEDDRNDIKVSAGTLFGFIKNGREKSWVLPQAFRLNDPAKDGPRAGSRATSARAETPQPSAGTPKLNASAAEFKPSPVTLVNGTGRKESAAGGPEDGEIEDEKPAKSKDGDVEMKDEATSVAKLTQKPSRGDVKAPSAARNTPRAESKPATPAPVDRRPPLSSSNSQRPDSSHQTPTVASRIEPVPSRPLPGQQSSRNSGRHGGRDDGYGRLERPSEARPGSRDQSPGHRSRGRTPPGAASRSYRDERPFDRPLERDARLPRDDARTISRRETPLQSRDRPQPVSRASDGGVHPDRMNHISSVVTADGQQGSRPSSRGTTTSEPPQQDGQVIVNPARLAMINADPSANASSPRRGREGLDTRRERDARPEERGPLRNDGRVRPPLDAPGRPEQQVDIAPTGPKRGRLREMGPPQSESSYGRLNASQDAPSGPRQSNGPPGRGGRNFTAPINTRNNDPPAASPTMSRPPDSPAAFRPPARQSSGSGQQFDRGSAHGSAPGTPASENGPAMHPSRAAAFGQVPPPINTSVAPNGPRNAAGSPTASAPSGPRGPGRAGLPSGTPTGPSPASAAPPSGPASANERQRRTERQRNSINATLQGTSNGAGPNGQGVNFRGASSRQPSFTAAPPNGPGSGPRSNVPTIASSMEPPLNRPQFDSRQSFDGPGNPQRQELFQSRQSDTPSRHREDDRSGRPRDSRDPSREPRRDNAGPMSQPPPPPPPGGPEDGRDRRGPRDDRRPRDQGIPRDGPARDSQQRHPERQPRGPGDMQGSFGGPPRPDWERGNEARGPRRDGPPDDGRRGGRMPGPNQDMRGPPRGPGAPDERREPSARGPRDDGAAQDRKRRHEETGGFDPKRRRSAK, via the exons ATGGCGCCCAGCACGAACAAGCGGAAGCGACCCGATCGGCAGGCATCCGAAGACGATGTCTCAGGCCGCCCTTCACCCTATCGACCGGAGAAGTCGCGCACATCACGGCGAACATCACAGGGCAAGCTGGCTACCGATGAGGCAGAGAGCGGCAGAGAGACAGAGTCTGCTGCTCCAGAAATTCGTAAGAGCACCGAACACCACGCGACATCCGAACCACCAGCTAATCCGCCGATCCGCGCAGCAAC GACAACTTCACGTGATGGTATAGAGACACCGGCACCAGCCTCACAGCGCGCTCCGGACGCTTCGTCTGAGATGAACGGGAACGGAGTATCGGATGTGGTCATGAAGGACAGGACAACAGCCAAGCCGAGCTCGCCATACCGGTACCAGCACGTCACATGTGATCTTGTGGCTTCATGGGCAGAAGCTGGCAGCAAGAGCGTGGTCGAGCTGGCACGAGCCGCAGATGAGATGCAGCTCAGCGACATCATGCTGGAGCTGGTGAGATCGGCGTTGGAGGGCAGGCTGTCAGGTAAACACTCTGGACTGGCGATACGTGAGATCATTTCTGCCCGAAAGGACGACGGCCTGGACGTGGATTTCCTTGCCATCAACACTATCTCCTTCTTGTACGATGCGAGCTACAAGGGCGCTGTCCTTCGAGAGCTTGTCGCAAGCACCGGATTAGACCAGCAAGTCATGCGGGAAGAGCTGGATATACCTCTGCTGCAGGAGTTAGGCCTCGTGAGGATCACATTTGACAAGATGCGGACTCGCAAGACGACCAATGCGCTCTACCGCCAGGCAAATTTCAACCTGCTACGAGAAGAGAGCGAAGGTTACGCTAAGCTTTTGACCGAGTTCTTCAGCACCGCGCAAGAGGCTAGTAATCGTCCCGACGACAACCCTTACATCGCCGAGGATGCTTTTCAACGCGTCCTGGCTCTTGTGGGAGCCTTTGATCTTGACGTCGGCAGAGTGCTGGACATTACGATGGACATCAGTGCCAGCCTGTTGGTCAAAGCTTACCCCTTCTTTGTCAAGTTTTATCGAGCCAGCTCGTGGTGGCCCCAAAACGAGATGCTGGACAACATCAAATTTGATGACCAGGGATTTGGCTCCTTGCCCGAATGGGCATTTCCCCGATCTGGCCGCACTCAACGTAGTGACGATGACAAGGCCGAAGTGGCGAAACTCACTAACAGCCGAGACGTTCTCTTCTGGCAGCGCGTAAAATCCGTCGGTATGGATGCCTTCTTCGAACTTGGCGCCAGGAAAATCACGAACTACGATGAGGTTTTGCCTCTACTGGAATTCGAGGCTAAGCCGGAGGTGGATAGTAGAGGCAAAGAACCGGACCCTCATAAGCGGTTGCGTCTGAATCAGGACCGAAAGTTCATGCGAGACACTCGCATTCTACCACCGCCTGGCAACTACGACGCGGCACAACTACTGGGCTTCAAGCTGCGTTTCTACTCATCGTCGGCTCGGAGCCGCAAGGACGAGTTACCGGACAACCTCATCTTCCTGGCAGCGCTTCTCATCAAGATCGGTTTCATCTCCCTCCGTGACCTATACCCGCACCTGCATCCTTCCGATGAGGACATGCCCAAAGAAAAAGCTCGCCTGGAAAAGCTCAAAGCCGAGAAGGAGGCTAAGGAGAGACCTGGCGGCGGCATGAATGCTTTACTCATGGCAGGCGCTCTGGCCGACGAAGGGCCACCGCCTCGCCGGATGGACAAGGAGAGGAGTGGCGCCGCTACTCCTGCCCAGGACAAGAAGGCTGAATCGAAAGCGGATGAGGAACTTCCAGCTCCTAGGAACCAGAAGCTCGTCCTGCTGAAAGGTCTCCTTGCCATTGGTGCCCTGCCTGAGGCTTTGCATATTCTCGGGCGCTTTCCGTGGTTGGCAGAGTTCGACTATGATTTGCCACAGTACATACATCGCCTGGGACGCCATATGCTCAGCAAATTTGCGGAATTTTTGCAGCCACTGGGCGATCGGCCGGCAATCCAGAATCTTAGGAAGCAGCTCTTTGACACCACTGCCGGAGCTGATGGCACTCTAGTGTTCACGGATAGGCCAGCAAAAAGGGCTATACGACACATGTATTGCGACTTCGTCTCGAAAGACGATGGAAATGAGTACCGGCACTACTACCAGGACTGGAGCGACAACGTGCCCGTGTGCCAGACCATCGAGGATGTGTTCTTGCTGTGCGACACACTGCTGGGATACCTCGGCGCCAATGTTGGTCAGGATGTCATGCTATACGGCACTCTGCTTCGTCTTGCGCACCAGAGCTTGACGACTGACCGATCAGAAAACAATCGTTCACGCTGGCTCAAGCTTATGAAGCGATTGCTAGTCCCAGCTTTGAGTTGTGGCAAGCACAACGTCCAGCTGTCCCATCAAGTGTTCGACTTGCTATGCTTCTGGCCAACAGAAATAAGATACAACGTCTATGCCGAATGGTTCACCGGCGCCACGTCCCGGCGTCCAGAGGTGCGCACTGCATTTGCGAGAAACAAAGCAGAAGTAAGAGACGTCCTGCGTCGCGTCTCGAATGACACGTCTAAGAGACAGTCTCGAGCACTCGGAAAGGTCGCACTCGCTGCTCCGGGCATTGTCACCATGGAGGTCGTCTCGCAGATCCAGTCTTACAGCAACATGATTCCGAGTCTCGTGGAGTGCACCAAGTACTTCTCGCCGCTGGCCTATGATGTGCTTTCGTGGACTCTCATCAGCTCCATGAGTGGCGCAGGTCAAAGTCGCATTCAGGCCGACGGTATGCTTACGAGCTCATGGCTATCGGCACTTTCACAATTCGTTGCCGTGCTCTACTCTCGCCAGGCCCATCTCAATATTTCGCCCATGCTCCAGTATCTGGCATCCGAATTCCGTGTGGGCGACTCAAAAGATCTCGGCATGTTCGAAGAGATCTTGAAGGAAATGGCCGGAATTAGACCTGACATGGACATCAACGATGCTCAGGTCCTGGCTATGGCTGGTGGCGAGACGCTGCAAATCCAGATACTCTCTCAGCTGTCTGATAGGAGGCACGAGAAGAAGGGATCAGCTCAGCGTCTCGTGAAGGCTCTGAAGGGTCCTGGTCTCATTGGACAGATTCTCGTCGCGATTGCACAAGAACAGCAGATGAACGCACACCACCAATCTTCAAGGTTCATGCCATTGAAAGTGCTGGGTTGGAACGTCGACAAAGTTCAAGCTTGCTTCCAGCAGTATCTTGAAGTGCTCAGGTACACCTTGACTGCGGAGGAGTTCGAGGCTGCTATCCCGGACGCTACATCTCTTGTCCGCGACTATGGCATTGAGCCGGGGACTGCTCTCACCATTTGTCGAACAGCCCTTCATCACCGCATGAACGCGACTGATGCCATTATCAAGCAAGAATCGAGCAAGCAAGAGTCAGACGAGAAAAATGGTGACATTGCCATGAAGGACGCTGCCGCAGTCAAAGAAGAGATCGATAATGCGTCCGGAACTCCCGAGCCTGAAACGGGGTCAGTCAATACGACCGATGCCACTGCGACAACATCACAGCCTCGACCTTCACCGTGGCATCCAGTGCTGGAGCCAATCATCACCAACCTGACTGAGCATCTTCCAGATCTTGCAAGTCGCGTCAGCATACCTTTCTATGTCACATTCTGGACCTTGGCTCATCAAGACATCCTCATGCCCATGGAAAGCTATCAAAAGGAGGTTAAGCGACTCGATGCTGAGATCATCGCCATCGCGAGTGACCGCTCCGATGTCACTGCCATCGTCGCCAAGGAACGCGACAAAAGAAAGAGGTCGTTGATCGACGTTCGAGAGAAACTGAAGCAAGAGCCTAAACAACACTTGGGCGCCTACATGTCTGTGCGAAACAGAATCAGTAAGAAGGAGAGGCATCACTGGTTCGCTAGGAGCGATCTCGCGAATGCTGCTCAACGGGCTGATCTCGAGGCGAAGCACTCAGCGCTGCTGCAAGAGTGTTTCCTGCCACGCGCCATGCTCTCGCCTTTCGACGCCTTCTTCTCCTTCCAGATGTTGAAGATCCTACACGACAACGGCACGACCGGATTCAGCCTCATGCACATGCTGACGCAACTGTTCAAGAAGCAGCAGCTGACGTCGATCATATTTCAGTGCACGGAGAAGGAGTCACAGAACTTTGGCCGATTTCTATGCGAACTGCTGAAGCTTCTCATGTCATGGCATGCGGACAAGGCTACTTACGAGCAGGAAGCTCTTGGGTCGACCAAGAAGCTACCTGGCTTTGTCAAGAAGTGGCACGAGCATGGCGAGCCCGAGGTTGTGATGGATTGGGAGACCTACAGGCGATTCATCTACAACCACCATACCTGCCTTAGCCAGGCCTTGCTGTCTTGCTTTGAGTCGAAGGAGTACATGCACATCCGCAACGGCATCATTGTACTCCGGTCAATCTGGCAGGTCTTCCCGTCGGTCAAGCACATGGGCAAGAACCTGATCGATCATCTTGAGCGCTTGAACAAAGAAGACGACCGGAATGACATCAAGGTGTCGGCTGGTACCCTCTTTGGATTCATCAAGAACGGCCGCGAGAAGTCTTGGGTGTTGCCACAAGCCTTCAGGCTTAACGATCCTGCAAAGGATGGCCCAAGAGCAGGGAGCCGTGCGACTTCTGCTCGCGCCGAAACGCCACAGCCCTCTGCGGGTACACCGAAGCTGAATGCAAGTGCGGCAGAGTTCAAGCCTAGCCCAGTAACGCTCGTGAACGGGACTGGCAGGAAGGAGTCAGCTGCTGGCGGACCAGAGGATGGCGAGATTGAGGACGAGAAGCCGGCAAAGTCAAAGGACGGCGATGTTGAGATGAAAGATGAAGCTACGTCTGTCGCAAAACTCACCCAAAAGCCAAGTCGTGGAGACGTCAAAGCACCCTCTGCCGCCAGAAACACACCAAGGGCCGAGTCGAAACCAGCCACTCCAGCGCCAGTAGACAGAAGGCCGCCTTTGTCATCGAGCAATTCGCAGCGACCAGATTCATCACATCAAACCCCGACGGTTGCCTCGCGCATAGAGCCAGTTCCATCAAGACCTCTACCCGGCCAACAGTCATCTAGAAACTCTGGTCGGCATGGCGGACGTGATGATGGATATGGCAGGCTAGAACGCCCATCCGAAGCCAGACCCGGTTCACGAGATCAGTCGCCTGGTCACCGAAGCCGGGGTAGAACTCCGCCAGGTGCAGCTTCACGTAGCTACAGAGACGAGCGACCTTTCGATCGTCCTCTAGAGCGCGATGCTCGCCTCCCCAGAGACGATGCACGAACAATCTCTCGTCGAGAAACACCTCTCCAGAGCCGAGATCGGCCTCAGCCAGTCAGCCGTGCTTCAGACGGAGGTGTGCATCCCGATAGAATGAACCACATCTCCTCTGTCGTCACAGCAGATGGCCAACAAGGTTCCCGGCCGTCATCGCGAGGCACTACGACGTCAGAGCCTCCGCAGCAAGATGGACAAGTCATTGTCAACCCAGCTCGGCTAGCAATGATCAATGCCGACCCATCTGCGAACGCATCGAGCCCACGCAGAGGCAGAGAAGGCCTAGATACTCGCAGAGAGCGAGATGCTCGCCCGGAGGAGCGTGGTCCACTGCGCAATGATGGCAGAGTGCGCCCACCGTTGGACGCTCCTGGCCGACCAGAGCAACAGGTCGACATCGCGCCAACCGGACCAAAGCGTGGGAGGCTACGAGAGATGGGTCCGCCGCAATCCGAATCAAGCTATGGTCGTCTGAATGCGTCTCAGGACGCGCCATCAGGACCTAGGCAGTCTAATGGTCCGCCCGGTCGAGGTGGCCGTAACTTCACTGCTCCAATCAACACACGGAACAATGATCCGCCTGCGGCGTCTCCCACGATGAGTCGTCCACCAGACTCTCCTGCCGCGTTCCGTCCACCTGCTCGGCAATCTAGCGGTTCCGGTCAGCAGTTCGATCGTGGCTCTGCACATGGATCTGCGCCAGGCACGCCTGCAAGCGAGAATGGACCTGCGATGCACCCAAGCAGAGCTGCGGCATTCGGTCAAGTGCCCCCACCTATCAACACCAGCGTGGCACCTAATGGTCCTCGCAATGCCGCTGGCTCGCCTACTGCATCTGCACCATCAGGTCCTCGAGGCCCTGGACGCGCTGGACTGCCATCCGGCACGCCCACAGGACCATCGCCCGCGAGTGCTGCCCCTCCCAGTGGCCCTGCATCAGCGAATGAGCGACAGCGACGTACCGAGAGACAGCGCAATAGCATCAATGCTACTCTACAAGGCACCTCTAACGGTGCAGGACCCAATGGGCAAGGCGTGAATTTCAGAGGTGCTTCCTCGCGGCAGCCAAGCTTCACGGCGGCACCACCCAATGGACCTGGTTCGGGGCCTAGGTCTAACGTACCTACCATCGCATCCTCCATGGAGCCTCCGTTGAATCGGCCACAATTCGATAGTCGGCAATCCTTCGATGGCCCAGGCAATCCTCAGCGCCAAGAGCTGTTCCAATCACGCCAGAGCGATACTCCAAGCAGACACCGTGAGGACGATCGTTCAGGTCGGCCACGGGATAGCCGCGATCCCAGTAGAGAGCCTCGACGGGACAATGCCGGTCCGATGTCACAGCCGCCTCCACCTCCACCACCTGGTGGTCCGGAAGATGGCCGAGACCGTCGCGGACCTCGCGATGATCGTCGACCACGAGATCAGGGCATACCTCGCGATGGACCTGCAAGAGACAGCCAGCAGAGACATCCTGAACGCCAACCACGTGGTCCAGGAGACATGCAAGGCTCGTTTGGAGGGCCACCTCGTCCAGATTGGGAACGTGGCAATGAGGCACGTGGACCTCGCAGAGATGGACCACCCGACGACGGACGCCGAGGAGGCAGGATGCCTGGCCCCAATCAAGACATGAGAGGTCCGCCACGTGGTCCTGGTGCTCCAGATGAGAGGAGGGAGCCCAGTGCCAGAGGTCCTCGAGATGACGGTGCCGCACAAGACAGGAAGCGTCGCCATGAAGAGACTGGTGGATTCGATCCTAAGCGCAGACGCAGCGCCAAGTAG
- a CDS encoding putative rhamnogalacturonase, translated as MLAATFLAAVMAVAAPAAAQSADITDSVGPLTTIEDKKAVKTCDITDYGAKADGETDISSAITKAFADCKAGGVLVIPEGDYALQEWVLLNEGEAWAFQLDGTIYRTGTEYGNMIFIEHTTDSEFFSSTGAGAMQGYGYEIYKNGGDAARLLRFYDAPGEVYNMLIRGGNKGGLDGIDVWSTNIWIHDVMVTNKDECVTVKSPSSNILVENIYCNWSGGCAMGSLGEDVDVSNITYRNVYTWNSNQMYMIKSYGGSGTVKNVLLENFIGHGNAYSLDIDQYWASMDEISGDGVQLSNIAVSNWTGTCADGSARGPVKVLCADGKPCTGVDITDFAMWTEKGDELVNQCQSAYTEADPAPFRLKEGSGSEYRVTKKTVSTEPSGYDAPKMSDDLDEAFGTTVEIPIPSYPKSFFPGIAPIHALAASA; from the exons ATGCTTGCCGCCACATTCCTGGCCGCCGTGATGGCTGTGGCAGCGCCGGCCGCTGCTCAGTCCGCAGACATTACTGACTCTGTTGGTCCCTTGACCACCATTGAGGACAAGAAAGCAGTCAAGACTTGCGATATCACTGACTATGGCGCGAAGGCCGACGGCGAGACGGACATTTCCTCGGCCATTACGAAAGCCTTTGCGGACTGCAAAGCGGGTGGTGTACTCGTGATACCAGAGGGCGACTATGCTCTGCAAGAATGGGTGCTTTTGAATGAAGGCGAGGCGTGGGCCTTCCAGCTGGATGGCACGATCTATCGAACAGGCACCGAATATGGCAACATGATCTTCATTGAGCATACGACAGATTCCGAATTCTTCTCCAGCACCGGTGCAGGCGCCATGCAAGGCTATGGATACGAAATCTACAAGAATGGCGGGGACGCTGCACGACTGCTTCGATTCTACGATGCACCA GGCGAAGTCTACAATATGCTCATTCGAGGTGGCAACAAAGGAGGGTTGGACGGCATTGACGTGTGGTCTACCAACATCTGGATTCACGATGTGATGGTAACCAACAAAGATGAATGCGTGACCGTCAAGTCACCTTCCTCCAACATCTTGGTTGAGAACATCTACTGCAACTGGTCTGGAGGCTGTGCGATGGGATCTCTTGGCGAAGATGTGGACGTGAGCAACATCACGTACAGGAATGTTTACACCTGGAACTCCAACCAGATGTACATGATCAAGTCCTACGGCGGGAGTGGTACTGTCAAAAATGTCCTGCTGGAGAACTTCATCGGCCATGGTAATGCGTACTCACTCGACATTGATCAATACTGGGCCAGCATGGACGAGATCAGCGGCGATGGTGTGCAGCTCTCTAACATCGCCGTATCGAACTGGACCGGAACATGCGCCGACGGCTCTGCACGTGGACCTGTAAAGGTTCTGTGCGCTGATGGGAAACCATGCACCGGGGTAGACATCACGGACTTTGCGATGTGGACAGAGAAGGGGGATGAGCTGGTCAACCAATGCCAGTCTGCTTACACCGAGGCTGATCCTGCTCCTTTTCGCTTGAAGGAAGGCTCGGGAAGCGAATATAGAGTCACAAAGAAGACGGTCTCGACAGAACCATCTGGCTACGATGCACCGAAGATGTCGGATGACTTGGACGAAGCGTTTGGCACCACTGTCGAGATCCCCATTCCATCTTATCCCAAGAGCTTCTTCCCAGGCATTGCACCGATCCATGCATTGGCTGCCAGCGCCTAG